Proteins co-encoded in one Thermochromatium tepidum ATCC 43061 genomic window:
- a CDS encoding metallophosphoesterase family protein: MPRILHTADWQIGRQFEMFGPEDGALLAEARFAAVERIAQLASERAVDAVLVAGDLFDAQWVSDRTIRRLFLALQGYSGPWLLLPGNHDAALAEGVWTRAQRLGVIGPNVQPLLEPKPWLLDASSDECTGIAVLPAPLSQRRVHEDLTAWFDTAPTPEGFLRIGLAHGSVQGVLPDDLDCSNPIAADRARRAHLDYLALGDWHGRLGIDDRTWYSGTPEPDRFRNNDAGCVLEVELPAPGSVPRITTHRIARHTWVSHQERIEVPSDLDRLIAALNRLPPQSVLELRCSGQVDFADYDRLQQALEHTAARLLTLRTDLSALRLVPTDADLADLHADGYLAEVVAELRAAQAKGGDEVSRTALLILADLLRAGPGTRP, translated from the coding sequence ATGCCCCGTATCCTGCATACGGCGGACTGGCAGATCGGTCGCCAATTCGAGATGTTCGGTCCAGAGGACGGCGCCCTGCTTGCCGAGGCCAGGTTCGCTGCCGTCGAACGGATCGCGCAGCTGGCAAGCGAGCGAGCGGTCGATGCCGTGTTGGTGGCGGGCGATCTCTTCGACGCCCAGTGGGTGTCCGACCGCACGATCCGGCGTCTGTTCCTGGCCCTCCAGGGCTATTCCGGCCCCTGGTTGTTGTTGCCGGGTAATCACGATGCCGCGCTGGCCGAAGGCGTATGGACCCGGGCGCAGCGTCTCGGTGTCATTGGGCCGAATGTCCAGCCGCTGCTCGAGCCCAAACCCTGGTTGCTGGACGCGAGCTCTGACGAGTGCACTGGGATCGCGGTGCTGCCGGCGCCCCTGAGCCAACGTCGTGTCCATGAAGACCTGACCGCTTGGTTCGACACGGCCCCGACCCCCGAGGGCTTCCTACGTATCGGTCTAGCGCACGGTTCGGTTCAGGGTGTGCTGCCCGACGACCTGGACTGCTCCAATCCCATCGCCGCCGACCGGGCGCGGCGTGCGCACCTCGACTATCTCGCTCTCGGTGATTGGCACGGTCGTCTGGGCATCGATGATCGCACCTGGTACAGCGGCACACCCGAGCCGGATCGCTTTCGCAACAACGACGCCGGCTGTGTGCTGGAGGTGGAACTCCCCGCCCCGGGCAGTGTCCCCCGGATCACCACTCACCGCATCGCCCGCCATACTTGGGTCTCGCACCAGGAGCGGATCGAGGTTCCAAGCGACCTCGATCGCCTGATCGCGGCGCTCAACCGCCTCCCCCCGCAGTCGGTACTCGAGCTCAGATGTTCAGGCCAGGTCGATTTCGCCGACTATGACCGCCTTCAGCAGGCGCTGGAACACACCGCGGCGCGCTTGCTGACCCTACGCACCGACCTAAGCGCGCTGCGGCTGGTGCCCACGGATGCCGATCTCGCTGACTTGCACGCCGATGGCTATCTCGCAGAGGTCGTCGCCGAGCTGCGTGCGGCCCAGGCCAAGGGTGGCGACGAGGTCAGTCGCACTGCACTGCTCATCCTGGCCGACCTGCTGCGCGCCGGACCTGGGACTCGGCCATGA
- the pcnB gene encoding polynucleotide adenylyltransferase PcnB, whose translation MQDSEPNSAPLRPGQPRVVPRPQHNISRANISESALRVLYRLRQENFQAHLVGGGVRDLLLGHEPKDFDVATDATPEQVRQVFRNCRLIGRRFRLAHVQFGRDIIEVATFRGSGSDDGESPERQVRDGLIVRDNLYGTIEEDALRRDFTINALYYDIADLALIDYAGGLEDLRAGRLRLIGDPVKRYREDPVRMLRAVRFACKLGFTIEPETERPLFELGHLLRDIPAARLFDELLKLFHSGYGVAAFEKLRHYGLFGHLFPATEACLAQEDHAFPITFVNRGLANTDKRLAEDKPVTPAFLYAILLWEPVRRRWEALVAQGMATTEAILLASAEIRAGQRPLIAIPKRFSLPMHEIWALQPRLEQRDGKRPYRLITHPRFRAAYDFLVLRAEAGEADPELADWWTRFQEASSQERARMTDPSPRRKRRPRRQKRSESSA comes from the coding sequence ATGCAGGATTCCGAACCAAATTCCGCTCCGCTTCGTCCAGGCCAACCCCGCGTGGTGCCGCGTCCCCAGCACAACATCTCGCGTGCCAATATCAGTGAGTCGGCGTTGCGTGTGCTCTATCGGCTGCGGCAGGAGAACTTCCAGGCCCATCTGGTCGGCGGCGGGGTACGCGATCTGCTCTTGGGCCATGAGCCCAAGGATTTCGACGTTGCGACCGACGCCACGCCCGAACAGGTGCGGCAGGTGTTTCGCAACTGCCGTCTGATCGGGCGACGGTTCCGTCTGGCCCATGTACAGTTTGGTCGCGACATCATCGAGGTCGCGACCTTCCGTGGCAGCGGTTCGGACGACGGCGAGAGCCCCGAGCGTCAGGTGCGCGACGGCCTGATCGTGCGCGACAACCTCTATGGCACCATCGAGGAAGACGCGCTGAGACGCGACTTCACCATCAACGCGCTCTATTATGACATCGCCGATCTCGCCCTGATCGACTATGCCGGTGGGCTCGAGGATCTGCGCGCCGGTCGCTTGCGTTTGATCGGCGACCCGGTCAAGCGGTATCGTGAGGATCCGGTGCGGATGCTGCGTGCGGTGCGCTTTGCCTGTAAGCTCGGTTTTACCATCGAGCCGGAGACCGAGCGTCCGCTCTTCGAGTTAGGCCATCTGTTGCGCGACATCCCTGCGGCCCGGCTGTTTGACGAACTGCTTAAGCTGTTTCATTCCGGCTATGGGGTGGCGGCGTTTGAGAAGCTGCGTCACTATGGGCTCTTCGGCCATCTGTTTCCAGCGACCGAGGCCTGTCTGGCGCAAGAGGACCATGCCTTCCCCATCACCTTCGTCAATCGCGGCCTGGCCAATACCGACAAGCGGTTGGCCGAGGACAAGCCGGTCACGCCGGCCTTTCTCTATGCCATCCTGTTGTGGGAGCCGGTGCGGCGACGCTGGGAAGCACTCGTGGCCCAGGGCATGGCCACCACTGAGGCAATCCTGCTGGCCTCCGCCGAGATCCGCGCCGGTCAGCGCCCGCTGATCGCCATCCCCAAACGCTTCTCGCTGCCGATGCATGAGATCTGGGCCTTGCAACCGCGTCTGGAGCAACGCGACGGCAAGCGGCCCTATCGACTCATCACCCATCCGCGCTTCCGCGCCGCCTATGACTTTCTGGTGTTGCGCGCCGAGGCCGGCGAGGCCGACCCCGAGTTGGCCGACTGGTGGACGCGCTTCCAGGAGGCGAGCAGCCAGGAACGGGCGCGGATGACCGACCCGAGCCCCCGCCGTAAGCGCCGTCCACGGCGGCAGAAGCGGTCCGAATCGAGCGCCTAG
- the panB gene encoding 3-methyl-2-oxobutanoate hydroxymethyltransferase codes for MSVAPLSVATLAAMKARGERIVSLTCYDACFARLLDRAGVDMLLVGDSLGMVLQGHATTVPVTIEQMIYHSASVVRGRERALVVVDLPFMAAATPERALDNAARLMQEGGAQVVKLESGEWLAETVRRLSEQGVPVCAHLGLLPQSVHRLGGYRFQGRDATSAARIRREAQVMEEAGAVLLVLECVPAALAGEISRSLSIPVIGIGAGPECDGQVLVLHDMLGLNPGRPPSFSRDFMQGCGSIGAAVAAYVAAVREGSFPAAAETPY; via the coding sequence ATGTCTGTTGCACCTCTATCCGTTGCCACCCTGGCCGCCATGAAGGCGCGCGGTGAGCGGATCGTCAGTCTGACCTGTTATGACGCCTGCTTCGCGCGTCTCCTCGACCGCGCTGGTGTCGATATGCTCCTGGTCGGGGATTCATTGGGGATGGTGTTGCAGGGACATGCGACCACGGTGCCGGTGACGATCGAGCAGATGATCTATCACAGCGCCTCGGTGGTGCGCGGTCGCGAGCGGGCGCTGGTGGTGGTCGATCTACCCTTCATGGCGGCGGCCACGCCCGAGCGGGCCCTAGACAACGCCGCGCGGCTGATGCAGGAGGGCGGTGCCCAGGTCGTCAAGCTGGAGAGCGGCGAGTGGCTCGCCGAAACCGTGCGCCGTCTGTCCGAGCAGGGCGTGCCGGTCTGCGCCCATCTGGGGCTGCTACCGCAATCAGTCCATCGACTCGGTGGCTATCGCTTCCAGGGGCGCGACGCGACCTCGGCCGCGCGTATCCGGCGCGAGGCGCAGGTGATGGAAGAGGCCGGGGCCGTGCTCCTGGTCCTCGAATGCGTGCCGGCGGCACTCGCCGGCGAGATCAGCCGGTCGCTCAGCATCCCGGTGATCGGCATCGGCGCCGGACCCGAGTGTGATGGTCAGGTGCTGGTGTTACACGACATGCTCGGCTTGAATCCCGGTCGTCCACCGAGCTTCAGCCGCGACTTCATGCAGGGATGTGGATCGATCGGCGCGGCGGTGGCGGCCTATGTCGCCGCCGTGCGTGAGGGCAGCTTCCCCGCTGCTGCCGAGACACCCTATTGA